From Glycine soja cultivar W05 chromosome 4, ASM419377v2, whole genome shotgun sequence, the proteins below share one genomic window:
- the LOC114409188 gene encoding AT-hook motif nuclear-localized protein 17-like — protein MKGEYVEQQQQHPKSETPPSMFSKLQPQHHPFPHHPFQLSAEDATTITPSTAQKANSSGGDGATIEVVRRPRGRPPGSKNKPKPPVIITRDPEPAMSPYILEVSGGNDVVEAIAQFSHRKNMGICVLTGSGTVANVTLRQPSTTPGTTVTFHGRFDILSVSATFLPQQSGASPAVPNGFAISLAGPQGQIVGGLVAGGLMAAGTVFVIAASFNNPAYHRLPPEEEGASAGDGHSPPVSGGGDSGHGQAESCGMSMYSCHLPSDVIWAPTARPPPPPPPPY, from the coding sequence ATGAAAGGAGAATACGTAGAGCAACAGCAACAACATCCTAAGAGTGAAACACCACCTAGTATGTTCTCAAAGCTTCAGCCTCAGCACCATCCTTTCCCGCACCACCCTTTCCAACTCTCCGCCGAGGATGCCACCACCATCACCCCGAGCACCGCTCAGAAGGCCAACTCCTCCGGCGGCGACGGCGCGACCATCGAGGTTGTTCGGCGTCCCAGGGGACGTCCGCCCGGGTCCAAAAACAAGCCCAAGCCACCGGTTATCATAACCCGTGACCCGGAACCCGCTATGAGTCCCTACATTTTAGAAGTGTCTGGCGGAAACGACGTCGTCGAGGCCATCGCGCAGTTCAGTCACCGCAAGAACATGGGAATCTGCGTCCTCACGGGTTCTGGAACCGTCGCTAACGTCACGCTCCGTCAACCTTCCACCACGCCCGGCACAACCGTTACTTTTCACGGCCGTTTCGACATCCTTTCTGTTTCCGCCACCTTCCTTCCGCAGCAGTCGGGCGCTTCTCCGGCGGTTCCCAACGGCTTCGCCATCTCGCTCGCCGGACCGCAGGGGCAGATCGTCGGAGGACTTGTTGCCGGCGGGCTGATGGCTGCCGGGACTGTTTTTGTGATCGCTGCCTCGTTCAACAACCCGGCGTACCACAGGCTTCCGCCGGAGGAAGAGGGCGCCTCCGCCGGAGATGGACATTCGCCGCCAGTCTCCGGCGGCGGAGACAGCGGGCATGGACAGGCGGAGTCGTGTGGAATGTCCATGTACAGCTGTCACTTGCCCTCTGATGTGATTTGGGCTCCAACGGCTAGAccaccgccgccgccgccgccgccttACTGA